The Streptomyces achromogenes DNA segment GGACCGGCGAGGGCGGGCGTGGTCGCGCCGCCCAGCGTGAACGCGGCGCCGAACAGGCCGGCACGGCGCAGGAGCTGACGCCGGGACACGCCCTGGGGGTCGAGCGCGGCGGAGGAGACGGACGGGTCGGCCCAGTCGGGCAGTTGCTGCTCGGTCATCGCAACGTCCATGAGGTCTCAGTGGTTCAGGAAGGAGGTCACGGGCAGCGCCCGCTCGACGATGCGCACGTCGCCGAGGCGGCCGTGCAGGATCTGGTCGATCTGTCCGGCGTACGTGTAGCCGCCGAGCAGCCAGGGCAGCCCGACGGAGGCGATGCCGACGGCCGCGGCCTTCGGGTTGCGGACCACGGGGCAGCCCTCGACGTACAGCGTGGTGTGCCGGCCGTCGTTGACGACCGCGAGGTGCCACCAGGTCTCCAGCGGCGTCTCCTGGCCCCAGTGGGTGGCGATGCCCTGCTGGTTCAGCGGACGCGTCGCCCACTGCGGTTCCCGGTCGTTGGAGAGCGAGAGGGTGGCGAGCGGTTCGTCCGGGTCGTCGGCGGACTTGCCCGCGGCGCCGCCCGTGCCGGTCCGGCCGACCAGCCCCGACCAGGCGTGGTGCGCCGGGTCCCAGTCGGCGGGAAGACGGTAGAACGCCTCGACGGTGTAACCGTGTGCGAAGGTCGCCGAGTTCAGCGGGGCGCCGTCGACCGTGCGCAGGTAGGCGCCCCTCAGCGGGGACTTGAAGCCCCGGAACTCCAGGCTGCCGTGTCCGGGCTGGTCGGGATGGTGGTCGGACGACCAGCCGAGCGTGCCGCCGCCGACCGCGACGACCGTGAGGTCGTTGCCGCGCCCGGACAGGTCACGCACGGTCCCGGAGACGGCCGAGCCGTCGGCGTGCCCGTCGAACCGCCAGTACGCCGCCGTGCCCGGCACGAGGACCTTCGACACGGGCCGCGCCGGGCGGGCCGGCACCGGATCGAACCCGGCGAAACGCTCGGCGAAGTCGATGCCGACCGTGAACCGGTCGGCGTCGCCGCTCAGTTCGAGCTCCTGCCGCTCCAGTTCGCCCAGCCCCTCCGCCGCCCGCCCCATGATCCAGGGCGAAACGGTCTCCACGTCGATGACGTTCCGGTCGAGGTCGAAGCGGTACAGGCGGATCATCGCGGCGCCGCCGAAGTACCGGTTCTGGTAGTTCGTCAGATGCAGATGGACGTCGTGTCCGGCGGCGTTCTTCCGCGTCGCGCGGCCGGCGGGCCAGTAGTGCCCGTTGAGCGTGAGGAAGATCTGGTCGTGGTCCTCGATCAGCCGGTCCCACAGCTGCTGCCCGTACGCCGAGAGCGCGTCGTCCTCGGCGACCAGCTCGTGGGTGGTCAGCACGACCGGCGTCCTCGGGTGCCGGGCGAGGACGCCGGCGGCCCAGGCGTACCCCTGTTCCGACAGCCGCCAGTCCAGCGCCAGCACCATCCACTGCCGGCCGCCCGCGCGGAACAGGTGGAAGGTGTTGTAGCCGTCCGGGGAGGCTCCGCCGAAGGTGGGCTTCCCCCGGAGGCGCTGCGGGCCGAAGGCCTCCAGGTACGGGGTCGTGCCGCGCTGGTCGGTCGTCGACGACTTCACGTCGTGGTTGCCGGCCAGCACGCTGTAGCCCACCCCGCGCCGGTCAAGCAGCCCGAACGCCTCGCCGATCGCGGCGACTTCCGCCTGCGCGCCGTTCTGGGTGAGGTCCCCCAGGTGGGACAGGAACACGAGGTTCTCGTCCCCGCCCCGCGCCAGCAGATAGCGCAGCGACGCCTCGACCGGCGCCCTGTCGATGCTCGGCCCGTCGAAGAGGTACTGCGTGTCGGGCATGACGGCGAGCGTGAAACGGCGGCTGTCGGGGTCCGGGCGCCACCGGGCGGGAGCCGCCTCGGCGGTGGCCGGCAGTGCCAGGCCGGCCGTCGCGGCGGCGCCGAGCACGGCGGTGGCCCGCAGAAAGCCGCGTCTGCCGGCGCCGGCAGACGCGACGGCCTCTTCCTGAATGTGGGCATGCGAAGTA contains these protein-coding regions:
- a CDS encoding LamG-like jellyroll fold domain-containing protein, yielding MCTSHAHIQEEAVASAGAGRRGFLRATAVLGAAATAGLALPATAEAAPARWRPDPDSRRFTLAVMPDTQYLFDGPSIDRAPVEASLRYLLARGGDENLVFLSHLGDLTQNGAQAEVAAIGEAFGLLDRRGVGYSVLAGNHDVKSSTTDQRGTTPYLEAFGPQRLRGKPTFGGASPDGYNTFHLFRAGGRQWMVLALDWRLSEQGYAWAAGVLARHPRTPVVLTTHELVAEDDALSAYGQQLWDRLIEDHDQIFLTLNGHYWPAGRATRKNAAGHDVHLHLTNYQNRYFGGAAMIRLYRFDLDRNVIDVETVSPWIMGRAAEGLGELERQELELSGDADRFTVGIDFAERFAGFDPVPARPARPVSKVLVPGTAAYWRFDGHADGSAVSGTVRDLSGRGNDLTVVAVGGGTLGWSSDHHPDQPGHGSLEFRGFKSPLRGAYLRTVDGAPLNSATFAHGYTVEAFYRLPADWDPAHHAWSGLVGRTGTGGAAGKSADDPDEPLATLSLSNDREPQWATRPLNQQGIATHWGQETPLETWWHLAVVNDGRHTTLYVEGCPVVRNPKAAAVGIASVGLPWLLGGYTYAGQIDQILHGRLGDVRIVERALPVTSFLNH